The Pseudomonas sp. TH06 genome has a window encoding:
- a CDS encoding pitrilysin family protein — MSKEFRRARSTLFGLGLVTCLAGAQTLADTEIVAPTNFPASRLHSLQVLAPPVDASRMLDIKAWKTLTGTKVLFIRTAELPMFDLHVSFAAGSARDDNLPGLAAATFSLLNEGVEDKDLSAILETFDGLGAQLDMSLDHDRANLHMRSLSDARKSTPALQLFAQILGKPLLDDGALKRVKKVLRDHLKFKSPEAGNSAMHQVRTLLAPGSPYALPFYGTDQGLQAVTRTAVEDFHQRFYSARHAQITLVGDLTLEQAQAISLQISHALPTTPPGTASPPIPALGRTGAELTRHEEQPQTQTHLLLAQLAVPPQHPDYVALYAANLILGGTPNSRLMNELRERRGLVYDVDSDNSHWAGAGLMSISLQVSPQFVEATLALTRSLFSDFLRDGPTQQELEQIKQYVANMSAFNRASNLQILKQLVAINRHDLPLDLDYTVQQVQRLTLRQIHEALNRQLAADRWRVLTIGATVEQQPLPALPVTPPGASSQSMCRAEAGFVAS; from the coding sequence ATGAGTAAGGAATTTCGGCGCGCCAGAAGCACATTGTTTGGGCTCGGACTCGTTACATGTCTGGCGGGCGCTCAAACACTGGCGGACACCGAGATTGTCGCGCCGACGAACTTCCCTGCGTCGCGCTTGCATTCGCTGCAGGTACTCGCCCCTCCTGTCGACGCTTCACGCATGCTGGACATCAAGGCCTGGAAGACCCTGACCGGCACCAAGGTGCTGTTCATCCGCACCGCCGAGCTGCCGATGTTCGATCTGCATGTCAGCTTCGCGGCGGGCAGTGCACGGGACGACAACCTGCCAGGGCTCGCCGCTGCCACGTTCAGCCTGCTCAATGAAGGCGTCGAAGACAAAGACCTGTCGGCCATTCTCGAAACCTTCGACGGCCTGGGTGCGCAGCTCGACATGAGCCTTGATCATGACCGCGCCAATCTGCACATGCGCAGTTTGAGCGATGCCCGGAAAAGCACGCCGGCCTTGCAGTTGTTTGCGCAGATCCTCGGCAAGCCATTGCTCGACGATGGCGCATTGAAGCGGGTGAAAAAGGTCCTGCGTGACCACCTCAAATTCAAATCGCCCGAGGCGGGCAATTCCGCCATGCACCAGGTGAGGACCTTGCTCGCCCCGGGCAGCCCCTACGCGCTGCCGTTCTATGGCACGGACCAGGGGTTGCAAGCAGTGACCCGGACAGCGGTCGAAGATTTCCACCAACGGTTCTACAGCGCCCGTCATGCACAGATCACGCTGGTCGGGGACCTGACGCTGGAACAGGCACAGGCCATCAGCCTGCAAATCAGCCATGCGTTGCCGACCACGCCGCCCGGAACTGCCAGCCCGCCGATACCCGCCTTGGGCCGGACGGGTGCTGAACTGACCCGCCACGAGGAGCAACCACAGACCCAGACCCATCTGCTGCTCGCTCAGTTAGCAGTGCCGCCTCAGCATCCGGATTACGTCGCGCTGTACGCCGCCAATCTAATATTGGGCGGGACGCCAAACAGTCGCTTGATGAACGAACTGCGCGAGCGACGCGGCTTGGTATACGACGTCGATTCCGACAACAGCCACTGGGCCGGTGCAGGCCTGATGAGCATCTCCCTGCAAGTCAGTCCGCAATTCGTTGAGGCTACGCTGGCGTTGACCCGGTCGTTGTTCAGTGACTTTCTGCGCGACGGGCCAACGCAACAGGAACTCGAGCAGATCAAGCAGTACGTGGCCAACATGAGCGCCTTCAACCGCGCCAGCAACCTGCAGATACTCAAGCAATTGGTGGCAATCAATCGCCACGACCTGCCTCTCGACCTCGACTACACGGTTCAGCAGGTTCAACGCCTGACCCTCCGGCAAATCCACGAAGCGCTGAACCGACAACTGGCCGCCGACCGCTGGCGCGTCCTGACCATCGGCGCAACCGTCGAGCAGCAGCCGTTGCCGGCACTGCCCGTCACACCGCCCGGCGCCTCCTCCCAGAGCATGTGTCGCGCCGAAGCAGGCTTTGTGGCAAGTTAG
- a CDS encoding coniferyl aldehyde dehydrogenase, giving the protein MTADIAYLQTLQQPLEELDRQFAAQRAAYAANPMPPAAQRQQWLKALRELLSDERQALIEAISADFSHRSADETLLAELMPSLHGIHYASRHLNGWMKPSRRKVGMAFQPASAKVVYQPLGVVGVIVPWNYPLYLAIGPLVGALAAGNRVMLKLSESTPATGLLLKKLLARIFPEDLVCVVLGEADIGVAFSRLRFDHLLFTGATSIGKHVMRAAAENLTPVTLELGGKSPAIVSRDVPLKDAAERIAFGKTLNAGQTCVAPDYVLVPEDRVGGFVEAYRQAVQSFYPTLADNPDYTAIINERQLARLNGYVSDATSKGALLIPLFDQGQGRRMPHSVLLNVSDEMTVMQDEIFGPLLPIVPYKDLEQAFAYINQRPRPLALYYFGYDKREQNRVLHETHSGGVCLNDTLLHVAQDDMPFGGIGASGMGHYHGHEGFLTFSKAKGVLVKQRFNAARLIYPPYGKSIQKLIQKLFIR; this is encoded by the coding sequence ATGACTGCCGACATTGCCTACCTGCAAACGCTGCAACAGCCACTGGAAGAGCTTGATCGGCAGTTCGCTGCGCAACGGGCCGCATACGCCGCCAACCCGATGCCACCTGCGGCCCAGCGCCAGCAATGGCTCAAGGCGCTGCGTGAATTGCTGAGCGATGAACGCCAGGCGCTGATCGAGGCGATCAGCGCCGATTTCAGCCACCGCAGCGCCGACGAAACCCTGCTCGCCGAACTGATGCCGAGCCTGCATGGCATCCATTACGCCAGCCGGCATCTCAATGGCTGGATGAAGCCATCACGGCGCAAGGTCGGCATGGCTTTCCAGCCTGCCTCGGCGAAAGTGGTCTACCAGCCATTGGGCGTGGTCGGCGTCATCGTGCCGTGGAATTACCCTCTCTATCTGGCCATCGGCCCGTTGGTCGGAGCCTTGGCTGCGGGTAACCGGGTGATGCTCAAACTCAGCGAATCGACCCCGGCCACCGGGCTGTTGCTCAAGAAATTGCTGGCGCGGATCTTCCCTGAAGACCTGGTCTGCGTGGTGCTGGGCGAAGCCGATATCGGCGTGGCGTTTTCCCGTTTGCGCTTCGATCACCTGCTGTTCACCGGCGCCACCAGTATCGGCAAACATGTGATGCGCGCTGCCGCGGAAAACCTCACGCCGGTGACGCTGGAACTGGGTGGCAAATCCCCGGCCATCGTCTCGCGCGACGTGCCGCTCAAGGATGCCGCCGAGCGCATCGCCTTCGGCAAAACCCTCAACGCCGGGCAGACCTGCGTCGCTCCCGATTACGTATTGGTCCCGGAAGACCGGGTTGGCGGCTTCGTCGAAGCCTATCGCCAGGCTGTGCAGAGTTTTTATCCAACCCTCGCCGATAACCCGGACTACACGGCGATCATCAACGAACGCCAGTTGGCCCGGCTCAACGGCTACGTCAGCGACGCCACCAGCAAAGGCGCGCTGCTGATCCCGCTGTTCGATCAGGGGCAGGGCCGGCGCATGCCGCACAGCGTGCTGTTGAATGTCAGCGACGAGATGACGGTGATGCAGGACGAAATCTTTGGCCCGCTGCTGCCGATCGTGCCCTACAAGGATCTGGAGCAGGCATTCGCTTACATCAATCAGCGGCCACGTCCTCTGGCTCTTTACTACTTCGGCTACGACAAACGCGAACAGAACCGCGTGCTGCACGAAACCCATTCCGGCGGTGTGTGCCTGAACGACACGCTGCTGCATGTAGCGCAGGACGACATGCCCTTCGGCGGCATCGGTGCCTCGGGCATGGGCCATTACCACGGACACGAGGGTTTTCTGACGTTCAGCAAAGCCAAAGGGGTGCTGGTTAAACAGCGCTTCAACGCGGCCAGATTGATTTACCCGCCCTACGGCAAATCCATTCAGAAGCTGATCCAGAAGCTGTTCATTCGCTAA
- a CDS encoding hydrolase has protein sequence MQPSSLSPSLRFNPAFGLGNPHLQTLWGPLWRKTVHLERERERLWLDDGDFLDLDWHGPHSADAPLVLVLHGLTGSSNSPYVAGVQKALADQGWASVALNWRGCSGEPNLLPRSYHSGASEDLAEAIRHLRAKRPLAPLYAVGYSLGGNVLLKHLGETGSASGVLGAVAVSVPFRLDQCADRIGQGFSKVYQAHFMREMVAYIKNKQRQFQHDGREDGLAALAALGSLENMRTFWDFDGRVTAPLHGFTDAEDYYRRASSRYFLGEIRTPTLIIQAADDPFVFPHSLPQATELSDCTEFELQTRGGHVGFVDGSMRQPGYYLERRIPQWLARLTS, from the coding sequence GTGCAACCAAGCTCCCTGTCACCCAGCCTGCGTTTCAATCCAGCCTTCGGCCTGGGTAATCCACACCTGCAAACCTTATGGGGCCCGCTGTGGCGCAAAACCGTTCACCTTGAGCGCGAGCGCGAACGGCTCTGGCTGGACGACGGCGACTTCCTTGATCTTGACTGGCACGGCCCGCACAGCGCTGACGCGCCGCTGGTACTGGTGCTGCACGGGCTGACCGGTTCTTCCAATTCGCCCTACGTGGCAGGGGTACAAAAGGCACTAGCCGATCAAGGCTGGGCCAGCGTCGCGTTGAACTGGCGCGGCTGTTCGGGCGAACCGAATCTGTTGCCGCGCAGCTACCACTCCGGCGCCAGTGAAGACCTCGCTGAAGCCATTCGCCACTTGCGCGCCAAACGACCATTGGCGCCGCTGTATGCCGTCGGCTACTCCCTCGGCGGCAACGTGCTGCTCAAACATCTGGGGGAAACCGGCAGCGCCAGCGGTGTGCTCGGCGCGGTAGCGGTGTCGGTGCCGTTTCGCCTCGACCAATGCGCCGATCGCATCGGCCAGGGTTTTTCCAAGGTCTATCAGGCGCACTTCATGCGCGAGATGGTCGCTTACATCAAGAACAAACAGCGGCAGTTTCAGCATGACGGTCGCGAGGACGGCCTGGCAGCACTGGCGGCGCTCGGCTCGCTGGAGAACATGCGCACGTTCTGGGATTTCGATGGCCGGGTCACCGCGCCGCTTCACGGTTTCACCGATGCCGAGGATTATTATCGCCGCGCGTCGAGTCGCTACTTTCTCGGCGAAATCCGCACACCAACCCTGATCATTCAAGCGGCGGATGATCCGTTCGTATTCCCGCACAGCCTGCCGCAAGCCACTGAGTTGTCGGACTGCACCGAATTCGAATTGCAGACTCGCGGCGGACACGTCGGCTTCGTCGATGGCTCGATGCGTCAGCCGGGTTATTACCTGGAACGGCGCATCCCGCAGTGGCTGGCACGCCTGACGTCATGA
- a CDS encoding TetR/AcrR family transcriptional regulator produces MAPRIKTSERIVLNSLELFNQQGERSISTNHIAAHMEISPGNLYYHFPNKQAIIAVLFSEYESLVDSFLRPPQGRAATVEDKRFYLKELLSAMWRYRFLHRDLEHLLDSDPELAARYRRFSQRCVIQGAAIYEGFVAAGILAMDRVQIESLTLNAWIILTSWVRFLCTTRENSNHLSEQAIKRGVYQVLVLEAGFVTDQAREQVNALFEEFYVPLAQALEDVK; encoded by the coding sequence ATGGCCCCACGAATAAAAACCAGCGAGCGTATCGTGCTGAACAGCCTCGAGCTGTTCAATCAGCAGGGCGAACGCAGCATCAGCACCAATCACATCGCTGCCCACATGGAGATTTCTCCGGGCAACCTGTACTACCACTTCCCCAACAAGCAGGCGATCATCGCCGTGTTGTTCAGTGAGTACGAAAGCCTTGTCGACAGCTTCCTGCGTCCGCCGCAGGGGCGCGCCGCGACGGTCGAAGACAAGCGCTTCTACCTCAAGGAGCTGTTATCGGCGATGTGGCGCTACCGCTTTCTGCACCGCGATCTCGAGCACCTGCTCGACAGCGATCCGGAGTTGGCCGCGCGCTATCGACGCTTTTCCCAGCGCTGCGTGATCCAGGGTGCGGCGATCTATGAAGGCTTCGTCGCCGCCGGGATCCTCGCAATGGATCGCGTGCAGATCGAATCCCTGACCCTCAACGCCTGGATCATCCTGACGTCGTGGGTACGCTTTCTGTGCACCACCCGGGAAAACTCCAACCACCTCAGCGAGCAAGCCATCAAACGTGGCGTGTATCAGGTGCTGGTGCTGGAAGCCGGGTTCGTCACCGATCAGGCGCGCGAGCAGGTCAATGCGCTGTTCGAGGAGTTCTACGTGCCGCTGGCCCAGGCCCTTGAAGACGTGAAGTAA
- a CDS encoding pitrilysin family protein encodes MSERKSPRLLLGLIAVAVIGSAAFYLTPGAKTNASEALDNAKSSQKLQSLTELDGKAPASRKLDVQTWNTADGAKVLFVEAHELPMFDMRLIFAAGSSQDGNAPGLAVLTNAMLNEGVAGKDVGAIAQGFEGLGADFGNGAFKDMALASLRSLSAVDQREPALKLFSEVVGKPTFPADSFARIKNQLLAGFEYQKQNPGKLASLELMKRLYGDHPYAHSSDGNAQSVPKITLAQLREFHAKAYAAGNVVIALVGDLSRADAEAIANQVSAALPKGPALAKIAQPQDPKASVGHIEFPSKQTNLMIAQLGIDRDDPDYAALSMGNQILGGGGFGTRLMSEVREKRGLAYGVYSGFSPMQARGPFMINLQTRAEMSEGTLKLVQDVLADYLKTGPTQKELDDAKRELAGSFPLSTASNADIVGQLGAMGFYNLPLSYLDDFMRQSQSLTVEQVKDAMNKHLSTDKMVIVSAGPTVPQKPLPAPSDKPAEQPLGVPEH; translated from the coding sequence ATGAGTGAGCGCAAATCCCCACGCCTGTTGCTCGGCCTGATCGCAGTTGCAGTGATCGGCTCCGCTGCGTTCTATCTGACCCCGGGCGCCAAGACCAACGCCAGTGAGGCGCTGGATAACGCCAAGTCCAGCCAGAAACTGCAATCACTGACCGAACTCGACGGCAAGGCGCCGGCCAGCCGCAAACTCGATGTACAGACCTGGAACACCGCCGACGGCGCCAAGGTGTTGTTCGTCGAAGCGCATGAGCTGCCGATGTTCGACATGCGCCTGATCTTTGCCGCCGGCAGCAGCCAGGATGGCAACGCCCCAGGTCTCGCGGTGCTGACCAACGCGATGCTCAACGAAGGTGTCGCCGGCAAAGACGTCGGCGCCATCGCTCAGGGCTTCGAAGGACTTGGTGCGGATTTTGGCAACGGTGCCTTCAAGGATATGGCGCTGGCATCGCTGCGCAGCCTCAGTGCTGTCGACCAGCGTGAACCGGCCTTGAAGCTGTTCTCGGAAGTGGTCGGCAAACCGACCTTCCCGGCCGACTCGTTCGCCCGCATCAAGAACCAGCTGCTTGCCGGCTTCGAATACCAGAAACAGAACCCCGGCAAACTCGCCAGCCTGGAGCTGATGAAGCGTCTGTATGGCGATCACCCGTATGCGCATTCCAGCGATGGCAACGCGCAGAGCGTGCCGAAAATCACCCTCGCGCAACTGCGTGAGTTCCACGCCAAGGCTTACGCCGCAGGCAATGTGGTAATCGCGCTGGTGGGTGATCTGTCACGCGCTGACGCCGAAGCCATTGCCAATCAGGTATCCGCGGCCCTGCCGAAAGGCCCGGCGCTGGCGAAAATCGCTCAGCCACAGGATCCGAAGGCCAGCGTCGGTCACATCGAGTTCCCGTCCAAGCAAACCAACCTGATGATCGCGCAACTGGGCATCGACCGCGATGACCCGGACTACGCTGCTTTGTCGATGGGCAACCAGATTCTCGGCGGCGGCGGTTTCGGCACGCGCCTGATGAGTGAAGTGCGCGAGAAGCGCGGCCTGGCCTATGGCGTGTACTCCGGGTTTAGTCCGATGCAGGCCCGTGGCCCGTTCATGATCAACCTGCAGACCCGCGCGGAAATGAGCGAAGGCACCCTGAAACTGGTGCAGGACGTACTCGCCGACTATCTGAAAACCGGCCCGACCCAGAAAGAACTCGACGACGCCAAACGTGAACTGGCCGGCAGCTTCCCGCTGTCCACCGCGAGCAACGCCGACATCGTCGGCCAACTCGGCGCCATGGGCTTCTATAATCTGCCGCTGAGCTATCTGGATGACTTCATGCGTCAGTCCCAGAGCCTGACTGTCGAGCAGGTCAAAGACGCGATGAACAAACACCTGAGCACGGACAAAATGGTCATCGTCAGCGCTGGCCCGACCGTGCCGCAAAAGCCGTTACCGGCCCCATCTGATAAACCTGCCGAGCAACCGCTCGGGGTTCCGGAGCATTAA
- a CDS encoding pitrilysin family protein, with product MDIFCSRMLLLLCLAPLISLAAPPATHSFTLDNGLKVLVREDHRAPLVTSQLWFRVGSADESPGQSGISHALEHMLYKGSSKTCAGEAAAILQTLGARENAFTHKDATAYYQTLAPRYLGVAFELMADLMSTAYLRSEDLIAEMAVIREERRWRTDDDAHHLAFERLTAVAHLANSYQTPILGWTHDLHRLNADALRHWYESRYAPGNATLVVVGAVTLDQVKPLVQRYFGHLATRSVTPPVQPMELAQPGERKLTLHLPIHTPLIMMAFNVPGLTTAENRRSVHALRLIDMLLGGAHSARLQKRLQYAEPLFSEISTSYDHLTRGDSLLLLTSELASTHTDPLDAAQTRIWQLIEELHAQPPTVEELERARTQLIARQIYARDSIVEQAHQLATLESIGLPWQMLDQDADELAQVTPADIQQAAATFLTRERLTVAQVFKEAGHE from the coding sequence ATGGACATATTTTGCAGCCGGATGCTGCTCCTGCTTTGCCTGGCGCCCTTGATCAGCCTGGCCGCCCCACCTGCAACTCACTCATTCACCCTGGACAATGGCCTGAAAGTGCTGGTGCGCGAAGACCATCGCGCGCCGCTGGTAACTTCGCAACTCTGGTTCAGGGTGGGTTCCGCCGACGAGTCGCCAGGGCAGAGCGGAATATCCCACGCACTCGAACACATGCTCTACAAGGGCAGCAGCAAAACCTGCGCCGGTGAAGCGGCGGCGATCCTGCAAACCCTCGGCGCCCGGGAAAACGCTTTTACCCATAAAGATGCCACGGCCTATTACCAGACACTGGCGCCGCGCTATCTGGGCGTCGCATTCGAGCTGATGGCCGACCTGATGTCGACCGCCTATCTGCGCAGTGAAGACCTGATCGCGGAAATGGCGGTAATTCGCGAAGAACGTCGCTGGCGCACCGACGATGATGCCCACCATCTGGCCTTTGAACGCCTCACCGCCGTAGCGCATCTGGCCAACAGTTATCAGACGCCGATTCTCGGCTGGACGCATGACCTGCACCGTTTGAATGCCGACGCTCTGCGCCACTGGTACGAAAGCCGTTATGCGCCTGGCAACGCCACATTGGTGGTCGTCGGCGCGGTGACGCTTGATCAGGTCAAACCGCTGGTGCAGCGCTACTTTGGCCACCTGGCGACACGAAGCGTCACGCCGCCGGTGCAGCCGATGGAGCTGGCCCAACCCGGCGAACGCAAACTGACTCTGCATCTTCCTATCCACACACCGTTGATCATGATGGCCTTCAACGTACCGGGACTGACCACGGCCGAGAATCGGCGATCGGTGCACGCTTTGCGCCTGATCGATATGTTGCTGGGCGGCGCCCATAGCGCTCGCCTGCAAAAGCGCTTGCAGTATGCCGAACCACTGTTCAGCGAGATCAGCACCTCTTACGACCACCTGACGCGAGGCGACAGCCTGCTGTTACTGACGTCTGAACTTGCCAGCACTCACACCGATCCGCTCGACGCGGCGCAGACGCGAATCTGGCAGTTGATCGAAGAACTGCATGCCCAGCCGCCGACCGTCGAGGAACTGGAGCGCGCCCGCACGCAATTGATCGCCCGGCAGATCTATGCACGAGATTCAATCGTTGAACAGGCGCACCAGTTGGCCACGCTGGAGAGTATCGGTCTGCCCTGGCAGATGCTGGATCAGGATGCCGATGAACTGGCACAAGTGACACCCGCTGACATTCAGCAGGCCGCCGCTACGTTTTTGACCCGCGAACGCCTGACGGTCGCTCAGGTATTCAAGGAGGCAGGCCATGAGTAA
- the rsmD gene encoding 16S rRNA (guanine(966)-N(2))-methyltransferase RsmD, which produces MATRSPKKPAHNVHNGVNQLRIIGGQWRSRKLSFPDAPGLRPTPDRVRETLFNWLAPYVEGAKVLDPFAGSGALFLEALSRGAAMGQALDASNIAVSSLKEHLGTLRCTNGQVQTADALRYLETQVATPFDLVFLDPPFNQNLLPAVCTLLEERQWLADDAWVYTESETAPSTLGLPGNWRLHREQKSGRVYYALWQRSA; this is translated from the coding sequence ATGGCTACTCGTTCACCGAAAAAACCTGCGCACAACGTTCACAACGGTGTGAACCAGTTGCGCATCATTGGCGGCCAATGGCGCAGCCGCAAGCTGAGCTTCCCCGACGCGCCGGGCCTGCGCCCGACGCCGGATCGTGTGCGTGAAACCCTGTTCAACTGGCTCGCGCCGTACGTTGAAGGGGCCAAGGTGCTCGACCCGTTCGCCGGCAGCGGCGCGCTGTTTCTCGAAGCCCTGTCCCGTGGCGCGGCCATGGGGCAGGCGCTGGACGCCAGCAATATTGCGGTTTCCAGCCTGAAAGAACACCTCGGCACGCTACGCTGCACCAACGGCCAGGTGCAGACCGCTGACGCCCTGCGCTATCTGGAAACCCAGGTTGCCACGCCGTTTGACCTGGTGTTCCTTGACCCGCCGTTCAACCAGAACCTGTTGCCGGCGGTATGTACCTTGCTCGAAGAACGCCAGTGGCTGGCCGACGACGCCTGGGTGTACACCGAAAGCGAAACGGCACCCTCGACCCTGGGCTTGCCGGGCAACTGGCGCCTGCACCGCGAGCAGAAGTCCGGACGCGTCTATTACGCGTTGTGGCAACGCAGCGCCTGA
- a CDS encoding AraC family transcriptional regulator, with product MNDQGESIRFWQTTPLAGVELLSARYIEQRFAPHVHDGYVIGMIMAGAQRYRYRGAEHLAGSGTLVLINPDELHTGHKGTEDGWLYRAFYPDTGKVMALLDELELPSAPMPAFGETLYRDPDLVNGFCQLHRLLESPATALQQQTVWREMMMLLLQRHTAVRIPGKPGNEHRAVLLAKELLHAQLAAPPSLEELAAAVNLSPFHFARVFRRATGMPPHTWLMQQRIATARGLLQSGCLPVEVALQLGFADQSHLSRQFKQVYGVGPAAYRNARFGS from the coding sequence ATGAACGATCAGGGCGAGTCGATCCGTTTCTGGCAAACCACGCCGCTGGCCGGGGTCGAATTGCTGTCGGCACGCTACATCGAGCAACGTTTTGCTCCGCATGTTCACGATGGCTACGTGATCGGCATGATCATGGCCGGCGCCCAGCGTTATCGTTATCGCGGCGCTGAACATCTGGCGGGCAGCGGCACGCTGGTACTGATCAACCCGGATGAATTGCACACTGGCCACAAGGGCACCGAGGACGGCTGGCTGTACCGGGCGTTTTATCCCGATACGGGGAAAGTCATGGCGTTGCTGGACGAACTGGAACTGCCCAGCGCGCCGATGCCTGCCTTTGGCGAAACGCTGTACCGCGACCCGGATCTGGTCAACGGTTTCTGTCAGTTGCACCGTTTGCTGGAAAGCCCGGCCACCGCGCTGCAACAGCAAACCGTGTGGCGCGAAATGATGATGTTGCTGTTACAGCGTCACACCGCCGTGCGGATCCCAGGTAAACCCGGCAACGAACACCGGGCGGTGCTGCTGGCCAAAGAACTGCTGCACGCGCAACTGGCGGCGCCGCCATCGCTGGAAGAATTGGCAGCGGCGGTCAATCTTTCGCCTTTTCACTTCGCCCGGGTGTTCCGCCGTGCGACGGGCATGCCGCCGCATACCTGGTTGATGCAACAACGCATCGCCACGGCCCGGGGGTTGCTGCAAAGCGGTTGTTTGCCAGTGGAAGTCGCCCTGCAATTGGGGTTTGCCGATCAAAGCCATCTGAGCCGGCAGTTCAAGCAGGTTTATGGCGTGGGGCCGGCGGCGTATCGCAATGCGCGCTTTGGAAGCTAA
- a CDS encoding sulfurtransferase: MPIAQLISPNALDARKEQPGLVILDCRFALEDPDYGQRSYAEGHIAGAGFADLERDLSGKVVKGVTGRHPLPEPAELVERLQAWGINADSDVVLYDDGPGAYAARAWWLLAWLGKRDGVFILDGGLKAWHAAGLPLSLDPPTITRGTFSGQPDMTLLLSAEQLQQRLGQPALTLIDARALPRFKGEVEPIDPVAGHIPGARCAAFTDNLGSDGRFLPADQLKQRFAAKLGDRSPADLVAYCGSGVTACHNLFALCLAGYPLGSLYAGSWSEWINEPSRGIATGE, translated from the coding sequence ATGCCGATTGCGCAACTGATCAGCCCCAATGCTCTGGATGCTCGCAAGGAGCAACCGGGGCTGGTGATTCTCGATTGTCGTTTTGCCCTCGAAGACCCGGACTACGGGCAGCGCAGCTACGCTGAGGGGCATATTGCCGGGGCGGGTTTCGCCGATCTTGAGCGTGACCTCAGCGGCAAAGTGGTCAAGGGCGTGACCGGGCGTCATCCATTGCCGGAGCCGGCAGAACTGGTCGAGCGCTTGCAAGCCTGGGGCATCAATGCCGACAGCGACGTGGTTTTGTATGACGACGGCCCCGGTGCCTACGCGGCGCGAGCCTGGTGGTTGCTGGCGTGGCTGGGCAAGCGGGACGGTGTGTTCATTCTCGATGGCGGGCTCAAGGCCTGGCATGCGGCGGGTTTGCCGCTGAGTCTGGATCCACCGACGATCACGCGTGGGACCTTCAGTGGGCAGCCGGACATGACCCTGCTGCTCAGCGCTGAACAATTACAACAGCGCCTCGGCCAACCGGCACTGACCTTGATCGATGCGCGGGCCTTGCCGCGCTTCAAAGGTGAAGTCGAGCCGATCGACCCGGTTGCCGGGCACATTCCCGGCGCTCGGTGCGCGGCGTTTACGGACAACCTCGGCAGTGACGGGCGATTCCTGCCGGCGGATCAACTCAAGCAACGCTTTGCCGCCAAACTGGGCGATCGCTCGCCAGCGGATCTGGTGGCGTATTGCGGCTCCGGCGTGACGGCATGTCACAACCTGTTTGCGTTGTGTCTGGCGGGTTATCCGCTGGGTTCGCTGTACGCCGGGTCGTGGAGCGAGTGGATCAACGAGCCCTCGCGCGGTATCGCTACTGGCGAATAA